A window of Vigna unguiculata cultivar IT97K-499-35 chromosome 4, ASM411807v1, whole genome shotgun sequence contains these coding sequences:
- the LOC114181897 gene encoding TMV resistance protein N-like isoform X2, with product MATPSSRRFTYDVFLSFRGEDTRYDFTGNLYKALCDRGIHTFIDDEELQSGEEITAALVKAIEESRIAIVVLSHNYASSSFCLDELATILHCQRKGLLVIPVFYKVDPSYVRHQKGSYEEALAKHQKRFKAQKEKLHKWKMALRQVADFSGYHFKDGDEYQYEFIGRIVERVCREINRAPLYVANYPVGLLSQVLKVKKLLDVGSDDVRMIGIHGMGGLGKTTLSVAVYNLIANDFDCLCFLQNVREESNKHGLKHLQTILLSKTLGEKHINLASEHEGISMIQQRLQRKKVLLILDDVDRCEQLQALAGSPDWFGPGSRVIITTRDTQPLASHQVKGTYEVKTLNAKDALQLLTWKAFKTEQVDPSYMEVLNDVVTYASGLPLALEVIGSNLFAKSVEEWKSAINQYKRIPNNQILKILKVSFDALEEEEKCVFLDIACCFKGYKMTKVEVMLRALYDDCMKHHIGALVQKSLIKIYYSTTIVMHDLIWDMGKQIDQRESSKKPGKGRRLWLPKDIIQVLRDNTGTRETEILCLDLSISEKEETLEWNANAFKRMKNLKILIIRNGKFSKGPNYFPESLRILEWHGYPSNCLPSNFHPNKLVTCKLPNSPFTSFGFNGSSKKFENLTNLNFDNCQLLTRMPDLSDLPNLEKLYFEQYARSGNG from the exons ATGGCAACTCCAAGTTCCCGTAGATTCACGTACGATGTGTTCCTCAGCTTTAGAGGGGAAGACACGCGTTATGATTTCACTGGTAATCTGTACAAAGCTCTGTGTGACAGGGGAATTCACACTTTCATCGATGATGAGGAGCTTCAGAGTGGAGAGGAAATCACAGCAGCACTTGTGAAGGCAATTGAAGAGTCTAGGATTGCCATCGTTGTGCTCTCTCACAACTATGCTTCTTCCTCCTTCTGCTTGGATGAACTTGCAACCATCCTTCACTGCCAGAGGAAAGGGCTGTTGGTTATACCAGTGTTTTATAAGGTGGATCCTTCTTATGTAAGACATCAGAAAGGTAGCTATGAAGAAGCATTGGCTAAGCATCAAAAGAGGTTCAAAGCGCAGAAGGAGAAGTTACATAAATGGAAGATGGCTCTGCGTCAGGTTGCTGACTTCTCTGGCTATCACTTCAAAGATGG AGATGAATACCAGTACGAGTTTATTGGGAGGATTGTTGAACGGGTTTGTAGGGAGATTAATCGTGCTCCTTTATATGTTGCGAATTACCCAGTTGGCCTACTGTCACAGGTGCTGAAAGTCAAGAAACTTTTGGATGTTGGATCTGATGATGTTCGCATGATAGGGATCCATGGAATGGGTGGGTTAGGAAAAACAACACTTTCTGTAGCAGTGTATAATTTGATTGCTAATGATTTTGATTGTTTATGCTTTCTTCAAAATGTAAGAGAAGAATCAAATAAACATGGGTTAAAACACCTCCAGACCATCCTTCTTTCAAAAACACTTGGAGAAAAGCACATCAACTTAGCTAGTGAACATGAAGGAATTTCAATGATACAACAAAGGTTGCAGCGAAAGAAGGTTCTCTTGATTCTTGATGACGTTGACAGGTGCGAACAGTTACAAGCACTGGCTGGAAGCCCTGATTGGTTTGGTCCCGGCAGCAGGGTCATCATCACAACTAGAGATACACAACCGCTTGCATCTCATCAGGTCAAAGGAACATATGAGGTCAAGACATTGAATGCAAAGGACGCTCTTCAGTTGCTTACATGGAAAGCTTTCAAAACGGAACAGGTTGATCCAAGTTACATGGAGGTTTTGAATGATGTAGTAACTTATGCTTCTGGCCTTCCATTGGCTTTGGAAGTAATTGGTTCCAACCTGTTTGCAAAAAGTGTGGAAGAGTGGAAATCTGCTATCAATCAATATAAAAGAATTCCTAACAATCAAATCCTAAAGATACTTAAAGTAAGCTTCGATGCTTTGGAGGAAGAAGAGAAGTGTGTTTTTCTTGACATTGCTTGTTGCTTCAAAGGATATAAAATGACAAAGGTTGAGGTTATGCTTCGTGCTCTCTACGATGACTGCATGAAACATCATATTGGGGCGCTGGTTCAAAAATCTCTCATTAAGATTTATTACTCTACTACAATTGTAATGCATGATTTAATTTGGGACATGGGTAAACAAATTGACCAGAGAGAATCATCGAAAAAGCCAGGAAAGGGAAGGAGATTATGGTTACCTAAAGATATAATTCAAGTTTTAAGGGACAACACA GGAACTAGGGAAACTGAAATCCTATGCCTGGATTTGTCTATATCTGAGAAAGAAGAAACGCTAGAATGGAATGCCAACGCCTTCAAAAGGATGAAAAACCTTAAAATACTTATCATTAGAAATGGTAAATTTTCCAAAGGTCCCAATTATTTTCCAGAAAGTTTGAGAATACTGGAATGGCATGGATACCCTTCAAATTGTTTACCTTCAAATTTTCATCCAAACAAACTCGTGACATGCAAGTTGCCTAACAGTCCTTTTACGTCATTTGGGTTCAATGGTTCATCAAAG AAGTTCGAGAATTTAACCAACTTGAATTTTGACAATTGCCAACTTTTAACACGGATGCCTGACCTATCTGATCTCCCAAATCTGGAGAAACTTTACTTTGAACAGT ATGCAAGGAGTGGAAATGGATAA
- the LOC114181897 gene encoding TMV resistance protein N-like isoform X1 has translation MATPSSRRFTYDVFLSFRGEDTRYDFTGNLYKALCDRGIHTFIDDEELQSGEEITAALVKAIEESRIAIVVLSHNYASSSFCLDELATILHCQRKGLLVIPVFYKVDPSYVRHQKGSYEEALAKHQKRFKAQKEKLHKWKMALRQVADFSGYHFKDGDEYQYEFIGRIVERVCREINRAPLYVANYPVGLLSQVLKVKKLLDVGSDDVRMIGIHGMGGLGKTTLSVAVYNLIANDFDCLCFLQNVREESNKHGLKHLQTILLSKTLGEKHINLASEHEGISMIQQRLQRKKVLLILDDVDRCEQLQALAGSPDWFGPGSRVIITTRDTQPLASHQVKGTYEVKTLNAKDALQLLTWKAFKTEQVDPSYMEVLNDVVTYASGLPLALEVIGSNLFAKSVEEWKSAINQYKRIPNNQILKILKVSFDALEEEEKCVFLDIACCFKGYKMTKVEVMLRALYDDCMKHHIGALVQKSLIKIYYSTTIVMHDLIWDMGKQIDQRESSKKPGKGRRLWLPKDIIQVLRDNTGTRETEILCLDLSISEKEETLEWNANAFKRMKNLKILIIRNGKFSKGPNYFPESLRILEWHGYPSNCLPSNFHPNKLVTCKLPNSPFTSFGFNGSSKKFENLTNLNFDNCQLLTRMPDLSDLPNLEKLYFEQCESLIALDDSIGFLNKLKILKAQRCKKLRRFPPLNLPSLKNLELSFCSSLENFPEILGEMGNIRELSLSKLAIKELPVSFQNLTGLHRLFVGCYFLQLNSSVLISSLTTFRAFRCKEWKWINSKDGEEVGSTVSSNLRSFGVVDCDLNDDIFSAGFTQLTTVKSLNLSRTNITFLPECIKEFHHLNDLDVSDCKRLEEIRGIPPNLRKFSAKDCRSLITSGSSMLLNQQLQEAGKTDFVLPGGSIPEWLDRESRGPSISFWFRNQFPPKVLCFLIAPVRYDVLFHLVRPVVLINGKVQEYKPSYLKDVIMVELDHIHLFDLHVLPFSEDLMKVASEKEWKHVEITYQGLFDTSFIKSMGIHIVKSERRGMEDIRYDDPNTTTKVCPCNFSVTFLPFFFRFLFALILFLTLLIHLDFVNLSSLCVFNLRF, from the exons ATGGCAACTCCAAGTTCCCGTAGATTCACGTACGATGTGTTCCTCAGCTTTAGAGGGGAAGACACGCGTTATGATTTCACTGGTAATCTGTACAAAGCTCTGTGTGACAGGGGAATTCACACTTTCATCGATGATGAGGAGCTTCAGAGTGGAGAGGAAATCACAGCAGCACTTGTGAAGGCAATTGAAGAGTCTAGGATTGCCATCGTTGTGCTCTCTCACAACTATGCTTCTTCCTCCTTCTGCTTGGATGAACTTGCAACCATCCTTCACTGCCAGAGGAAAGGGCTGTTGGTTATACCAGTGTTTTATAAGGTGGATCCTTCTTATGTAAGACATCAGAAAGGTAGCTATGAAGAAGCATTGGCTAAGCATCAAAAGAGGTTCAAAGCGCAGAAGGAGAAGTTACATAAATGGAAGATGGCTCTGCGTCAGGTTGCTGACTTCTCTGGCTATCACTTCAAAGATGG AGATGAATACCAGTACGAGTTTATTGGGAGGATTGTTGAACGGGTTTGTAGGGAGATTAATCGTGCTCCTTTATATGTTGCGAATTACCCAGTTGGCCTACTGTCACAGGTGCTGAAAGTCAAGAAACTTTTGGATGTTGGATCTGATGATGTTCGCATGATAGGGATCCATGGAATGGGTGGGTTAGGAAAAACAACACTTTCTGTAGCAGTGTATAATTTGATTGCTAATGATTTTGATTGTTTATGCTTTCTTCAAAATGTAAGAGAAGAATCAAATAAACATGGGTTAAAACACCTCCAGACCATCCTTCTTTCAAAAACACTTGGAGAAAAGCACATCAACTTAGCTAGTGAACATGAAGGAATTTCAATGATACAACAAAGGTTGCAGCGAAAGAAGGTTCTCTTGATTCTTGATGACGTTGACAGGTGCGAACAGTTACAAGCACTGGCTGGAAGCCCTGATTGGTTTGGTCCCGGCAGCAGGGTCATCATCACAACTAGAGATACACAACCGCTTGCATCTCATCAGGTCAAAGGAACATATGAGGTCAAGACATTGAATGCAAAGGACGCTCTTCAGTTGCTTACATGGAAAGCTTTCAAAACGGAACAGGTTGATCCAAGTTACATGGAGGTTTTGAATGATGTAGTAACTTATGCTTCTGGCCTTCCATTGGCTTTGGAAGTAATTGGTTCCAACCTGTTTGCAAAAAGTGTGGAAGAGTGGAAATCTGCTATCAATCAATATAAAAGAATTCCTAACAATCAAATCCTAAAGATACTTAAAGTAAGCTTCGATGCTTTGGAGGAAGAAGAGAAGTGTGTTTTTCTTGACATTGCTTGTTGCTTCAAAGGATATAAAATGACAAAGGTTGAGGTTATGCTTCGTGCTCTCTACGATGACTGCATGAAACATCATATTGGGGCGCTGGTTCAAAAATCTCTCATTAAGATTTATTACTCTACTACAATTGTAATGCATGATTTAATTTGGGACATGGGTAAACAAATTGACCAGAGAGAATCATCGAAAAAGCCAGGAAAGGGAAGGAGATTATGGTTACCTAAAGATATAATTCAAGTTTTAAGGGACAACACA GGAACTAGGGAAACTGAAATCCTATGCCTGGATTTGTCTATATCTGAGAAAGAAGAAACGCTAGAATGGAATGCCAACGCCTTCAAAAGGATGAAAAACCTTAAAATACTTATCATTAGAAATGGTAAATTTTCCAAAGGTCCCAATTATTTTCCAGAAAGTTTGAGAATACTGGAATGGCATGGATACCCTTCAAATTGTTTACCTTCAAATTTTCATCCAAACAAACTCGTGACATGCAAGTTGCCTAACAGTCCTTTTACGTCATTTGGGTTCAATGGTTCATCAAAG AAGTTCGAGAATTTAACCAACTTGAATTTTGACAATTGCCAACTTTTAACACGGATGCCTGACCTATCTGATCTCCCAAATCTGGAGAAACTTTACTTTGAACAGTGTGAGAGTTTAATTGCACTTGACGACTCAATTGGTTTTCtgaataaacttaaaatattgaaaGCTCAACGTTGCAAAAAACTTCGGAGATTTCCACCTCTCAACTTGCCCTCTCTTAAAAACCTTGAACTTTCATTTTGTTCAAGTCTTgagaattttccagaaatattAGGAGAGATGGGAAATATTAGGGAACTTAGTTTGTCTAAACTTGCCATAAAAGAGTTGCCAGTTTCATTTCAAAATCTTACTGGACTCCATCGGTTATTCGTGGGATGTTATTTTCTTCAGTTAAATAGCAGTGTCTTGATATCTTCGTTGACTACCTTTCGCGCTTTTAGATGCAAGGAGTGGAAATGGATAAATTCAAAAGATGGCGAAGAAGTGGGCTCAACGGTATCTTCAAATCTACGTTCGTTTGGGGTTGTGGATTGCGACCTGAATGATGATATTTTTTCAGCAGGTTTCACGCAGTTGACCACAGTTAAGTCTTTAAACCTATCGAGAACTAATATCACATTCCTTCCTGAGTGCATCAAAGAATTTCACCACCTGAATGATCTTGATGTGAGTGATTGCAAGCGTCTAGAGGAAATTAGAGGGATTCCACCAAACTTGAGAAAGTTCAGTGCGAAAGACTGTAGATCATTGATTACCTCGGGTTCAAGCATGTTGTTAAATCAG CAACTTCAAGAGGCTGGAAAGACTGATTTTGTGCTTCCAGGAGGAAGTATTCCCGAGTGGTTGGATAGAGAAAGCAGGGGACCTTCAATTTCTTTCTGGTTTCGGAATCAATTCCCTCCCAAAGTCCTTTGTTTCCTTATTGCACCTGTACGGTATGATGTCCTTTTTCACTTGGTTAGACCCGTGGTGTTAATCAACGGCAAAGTTCAAGAATATAAACCTAGTTATCTTAAGGATGTGATAATGGTGGAATTGGATCATATACACCTCTTTGATCTACATGTGTTACCGTTCTCTGAAGATCTGATGAAAGTGGCTTCAGAAAAGGAGTGGAAGCATGTGGAGATTACATACCAAGGTTTGTTTGATACCTCATTCATCAAATCAATGGGAATCCATATAGTCAAATCGGAAAGAAGGGGCATGGAGGACATTAGATATGATGATCCTAACACCACCACAAAAGTGTGCCCATGCAACTTCTCTGtaacttttcttcctttcttttttcgCTTTTTGTTTgctctcattttatttttgacattGTTGATCCATTTGGATTTTGTAAATCTTTCATCACTTTGCGTTTTCAATCTCAGGTTTTAG
- the LOC114181898 gene encoding TMV resistance protein N-like has protein sequence MGSVVDWVCHKINPGHLHVADYPVGLGWPVVELRKLLNVESDDGFHMIGIHGMGGVGKTTLALAIYNMIAICFEGSCFLQNVREKSNKHGLEHLQSILLSKILGEKDINLASEHEGISMIRQRLQRKKVLLILDDVDKCEQLRALAGSPDWFGPSSRVIITTRDTHLLASHQVKRTYEFNPLNEKDALQLLTWKAFKTEQVDPSYIEVLNHAVTCASGLPLALEVIGSNLFAKSLEQCKSAVNQYKRIPSSQILDKLKVSFDALEGEEKSVFLDIACCFRGYALAEVEIMLRALYDDCMKHHIGVLIDKSLIKIGWSSTIEMHDLIEDMGRQIDRKESSKEPGKCRRLWLPKEIIQVLKNNTGTSRIEILCLDISVSEKEETLHCNEDAFEKMKNLKILIIRNGKVSGAPSCLPESLRVLEWHGYPSNCLPSSFDPNKLVTCKLLKSHFTSFGFLGKKFENLTVLNFDNCQLLTRIPDVSDLSNLKKLSFEGCKGLIALDDSIGFLNKLIILKAEGCTKLRRFPPLNLPSLEKLELSYCSSLKNFPEILGKMGNIGELSLSKLAIKELPVSFQNLTELHRLHISCDFYRLNSIVLTPKLVAIIVINCKDWKWVKSKDGEEVGSTVFSDLRYFELNSCNLNDDFFSAAFMQLATVTSLHFREVNITFLPECIKEFHCLNYLNVTRCKRLEEIRGVPPNLKIFRAIHCTSLTSSGSSMLLNQQLHEVGETDFIFRGGSIPSWFDKQSRGPSISFWFRHKFPPKVLCLTVAPLLDLVAEMIRPMVLINDKVQEHTFKPIDEVRLELDHMHLFGVRELHFDDGLMEMPLEKEWKHVEVTYEGLVDTSLIKAIGIHVVKEESMGMKDIRFDDPYTSTKVWPCNFFIAFLPFFFLFSLALVLFTSFMAYPTQL, from the exons ATGGGGAGTGTTGTGGATTGGGTCTGCCACAAGATTAATCCTGGTCATTTACATGTTGCGGATTATCCAGTTGGACTAGGGTGGCCAGTGGTTGAACTAAGGAAGCTTCTAAATGTTGAATCTGATGATGGATTCCACATGATAGGGATCCATGGAATGGGAGGGGTAGGGAAAACAACACTCGCTTTAGCAATTTATAATATGATTGCTATCTGTTTTGAGGGTTCTTGTTTTCTTCAAAACGTGAGAGAGAAATCAAACAAACATGGGCTGGAACATCTCCAAAGCATCCTTCTTtcaaaaatacttggagagaagGACATCAACTTAGCAAGTGAGCATGAAGGAATTTCAATGATACGACAAAGGTTGCAACGAAAGAAGGTTCTCTTGATTCTAGATGACGTTGACAAGTGCGAGCAGTTACGGGCACTGGCTGGAAGCCCTGATTGGTTTGGTCCCAGCAGCAGGGTCATCATCACAACTCGAGATACTCATCTGCTTGCATCTCATCAGGTTAAAAGAACATATGAGTTCAATCCATTGAATGAAAAGGATGCTCTTCAGTTGCTTACATGGAAAGCTTTCAAAACGGAACAGGTTGATCCAAGTTACATAGAGGTCTTGAATCATGCAGTAACTTGTGCTTCTGGCCTTCCATTGGCTTTGGAAGTAATAGGTTCCAACCTGTTTGCAAAAAGTCTGGAACAATGCAAATCTGCTGTCAATCAATATAAAAGAATTCCTAGCAGTCAAATCCTTGATAAACTTAAAGTAAGCTTTGATGCTCTGGAGGGAGAAGAGAAGAGTGTTTTTCTTGACATTGCCTGTTGCTTCAGAGGATACGCATTGGCAGAGGTTGAGATTATGCTTCGTGCTCTTTATGACGATTGCATGAAACATCATATTGGTGTGCTAATTGATAAATCTCTCATAAAGATTGGTTGGTCgagtacaattgaaatgcacGACTTAATTGAGGACATGGGTAGACAAATTGACCGGAAAGAATCATCCAAAGAGCCGGGAAAGTGCAGGAGATTATGGTTACCTAAAGAGATAATTCAAGTTTTAAAGAACAACACA GGCACTAGTAGGATTGAGATTTTATGTCTTGATATCTCCGTATCTGAGAAAGAAGAAACACTACATTGCAATGAAGACGCCtttgaaaagatgaaaaacctaaaaatacttattattagAAATGGCAAAGTTTCCGGAGCTCCCAGTTGTTTACCAGAAAGTTTGAGAGTACTGGAATGGCATGGATACCCTTCCAATTGTTTACCATCAAGTTTTGATCCGAACAAACTTGTGACATGCAAGTTACTTAAGAGTCATTTTACGTCATTTGGGTTCCTTGGAAAG AAGTTTGAGAATCTAACCGTCTTGAATTTTGACAACTGCCAACTTTTAACACGGATACCTGACGTATCTGATCTCTCAAATTTgaagaaactttcatttgaagGGTGTAAGGGTTTAATTGCACTTGACGACTCAATTGGTTTTCTGAATAAACTTATAATATTGAAAGCTGAAGGTTGCACGAAGCTGAGGAGATTTCCACCTCTCAACTTACCCTCTCTTGAAAAACTTGAACTTTCATATTGTTCAAGTCTTaagaattttccagaaatattAGGAAAGATGGGAAATATTGGGGAACTTAGTTTGTCTAAACTTGCCATAAAAGAGTTGCCAGTTTCATTTCAAAATCTTACTGAACTCCATCGGTTACATATTTCATGTGATTTTTATCGGTTAAATAGCATTGTCTTAACGCCTAAATTGGTTGCTATTATCGTTATTAATTGCAAGGATTGGAAATGGGTAAAATCAAAAGATGGTGAAGAAGTGGGCTCAACGGTATTTTCAGATCTACGTTACTTTGAGCTCAACTCCTGCAACCTGAACGATGATTTTTTTTCAGCAGCTTTCATGCAGTTGGCCACAGTGACATCTTTACACTTCCGGGAAGTTAATATCACATTCCTTCCCGAGTGCATCAAAGAATTTCACTGCCTGAATTATCTCAATGTGACTAGATGCAAGCGTCTCGAGGAAATTAGAGGGGTTCCACCAAACTTGAAAATTTTTAGGGCGATACACTGTACATCCTTAACTTCTTCGGGTTCAAGCATGTTGTTGAATCAG CAACTCCACGAGGTTGGAGAGACTGATTTTATTTTTCGAGGAGGAAGTATCCCAAGTTGGTTCGATAAACAAAGCAGAGGACCTTCAATTTCTTTCTGGTTTCGTCATAAATTCCCTCCCAAAGTTCTTTGTCTTACTGTTGCACCTCTACTGGATCTTGTTGCAGAAATGATTAGACCCATGGTGTTAATCAACGACAAAGTTCAAGAACATACTTTTAAACCTATCGATGAGGTAAGGCTGGAATTGGATCATATGCACCTCTTTGGTGTAAGAGAGTTACATTTTGATGATGGTCTGATGGAAATGCCTTTAGAAAAAGAGTGGAAACATGTGGAGGTTACATACGAAGGTTTGGTTGATACCTCACTCATCAAAGCAATTGGAATCCATGTAGTGAAAGAGGAAAGCATGGGCATGAAGGACATTCGATTTGATGATCCTTACACCAGTACAAAAGTGTGGCCATGCAACTTCTTTATagcttttcttcctttcttttttctcttttcattaGCTCTGGTTTTATTTACAAGTTTCATGGCCTACCCAACCCAACTATGA